In Schizosaccharomyces osmophilus chromosome 2, complete sequence, the following proteins share a genomic window:
- the gms2 gene encoding Golgi UDP-galactose transmembrane transporter Gms2 encodes MLLPIVMLASGVANTILSKYQDNLAEDAGPIKSMAIFQSLNIFLGEACLWFYVFYRRYSRGSDYESLEPLTLKEKAALALPAIMDISGSTLMNVGLLFTSASIYQMTRGSLIIFVALFSITFLKRYIGRNQWLSLAFVVLGVTIVGYSGFTSNVGSNPTLGISAVLIGQGFLAVQFTLEEYILSYIHVDPPELVAYEGTYGVVFVLLGMALSYYFVGSTEAGRYGWFDYSHVFSRLNESCILYFISFVIMISIAFFNVSGLSITQIYSATTRSLLDIGRTFGIWIIALLFGMESFHLLQFTGFVLLIYGIATYHSIIKLPLAEV; translated from the exons ATGTTGCTACCAATTGTTATGTTAGCGTCTGGTGTAGCAAACACCATTTTATCCAA GTACCAGGATAATCTTGCAGAGGATGCTGGGCCAATAAAAAGTATGGCCATCTTTCAAAGCTTAAACATCTTCTTGGGAGAGGCTTGTTTATGGTTTTATGTGTTTTATCGCCGCTATTCTAGAGGATCGGATTATGAGTCATTAGAACCGTTAACTCTCAAGGAAAAGGCTGCTTTGGCATTGCCAGCTATAATGGATATTTCTGGCTCTACATTAATGAATGTCGGcttattgtttacaagCGCCAGTATTTATCAAATGACAAGAGGGTCCTTAATTATATTCGTTGCTTTATTTTCGATcacatttttgaaaagatacATTGGTCGCAATCAGTGGCTTTCTTTGGCTTTCGTAGTACTGGGTGTGACAATTGTTGGCTATTCTGGATTTACATCAAACGTTGGATCAAATCCAACGTTAGGTATCTCTGCAGTACTTATTGGCCAAGGCTTTTTAGCCGTGCAGTTTACCCTCGAAGAATACATCTTGTCTTACATCCATGTCGATCCTCCCGAGTTGGTTGCCTATGAAGGTACTTACGGTGTCGTTTTTGTTCTCCTTGGTATGGCTCTTTCTTATTATTTTGTTGGATCCACGGAGGCTGGACGCTATGGTTGGTTTGACTACTCTCACGTTTTCTCGCGACTAAACGAATCTTGTATTCTTTACTTCATCTCCTTCGTTATTATGATCTCCATTGC CTTTTTTAACGTAAGTGGCCTTTCCATCACACAAATATACTCCGCTACTACACGTTCTCTTCTCGACATTGGTCGCACATTCGGTATCTGGATTATTGCCTTGCTTTTTGGAATGGAATCATTTCATCTCCTGCAATTTACTGGATTTGTCTTACTCATCTATGGAATTGCAACCTATCACTCCATAATAAAGCTTCCTCTCGCCGAAGTATAA
- the get1 gene encoding GET complex (ER membrane insertion) subunit Get1 has translation MDLIVATILLSLLIHFFDKYFKEKAINGIYQVYLACSKNEELKKNKDIFKELLSLKKELNRTSSQDEFAKWARLNRKYEKLNQELENQSTVVQRFQETFKKFVSIVLWILTRGFRFYMQYKKSKAPVFFLPAFLLPPWALWFLSLPRSKYGSVSLTVWNYAVGKTISSFL, from the exons ATGGATTTGATCGTTGctacaattcttttaagTTTActtattcatttctttgaCAAATActtcaaagaaaaggcCATTAACGGG ATTTACCAAGTTTATTTAGCCTGTAGTAAAAACGAAGagctaaagaaaaacaaagatattttcaaagagcTTTTAAGCTTGAAGAAAGAGTTGAATCGCACAAGCAGTCAAGATGAGTTTGCCAAATGGGCTCGTTTGAACAGAAAGTATGAAAAGCTGAATCAAGAGTTAGAAAACCAGTCTACCGTTGTTCAAAGATTCCAGgaaacattcaaaaaattcgttAGTATTGTGCTTTGGATATTGACTAGAGGATTCCGATTCTACATGCAGTACAAGAAGTCCAAAGCACCTGTCTTTTTCTTACCAGCGTTTTTACTTCCCCCTTGGGCTTTGTGGTTTTTGTCTCTTCCACGATCTAAATATG GTTCTGTCAGCTTGACCGTATGGAACTATGCAGTGGGAAAGACAATATCTTCTTTCCTTTAA
- the yta12 gene encoding mitochondrial m-AAA protease Yta12, with the protein MISKTLRAVNAQQPRLFSSRVLNSKFFFQRHFSVIPDIPKNENTANLKGTSKPYVPKLASRFFHQSSRLSQNNSSKPDPNTKEKGDDKKNDDKKKNDWGGDGNNKKVFEVALNGNTILGSILVAYVLYNVLSPGANMQEITWQDFRQQFLDKGLVERLIVVNQNRVRVILRGGMPNASGQYYFSIGSVESFDRKLEAAQKELGIPSSESVPVAYHDEVSLLGTLLSFAPTLLIIGSVIYLSRRASGAAGGGQGGIFGIGKSRAKMFNHETDIKTKFADVAGVDEAKEEIMEFVKFLKDPAFYERLGAKIPRGAILSGPPGTGKTLLAKATAGEASVPFLSVSGSEFLEMFVGVGPSRVRDLFATARKNAPCIIFVDEIDAIGKARGRGGQFGSNDERESTLNQLLVEMDGFTPSEHIVVFAGTNRPDVLDPALLRPGRFDRQVHIDRPDIGGREQIFKVHLHRIKAFDDRNVVAKRLSVLTSGFTGADIMNVCNEGALIAARGGSDSVQMVHFEQAIERVTAGLEKKSRVLSPEEKNTVAHHEAGHAVAGWFMEYVDPLLKVSIIPRAQALGYASYLPRDQYLMSKGQILDQMGMALAGRVSEEIFFGTEKITSGASDDFQKVTRMAQAYVTQFGMSSSVGTISYPMDSRESVQKPFSEATAQIIDEEIRKLVKYAYERTRTLLTDHKEGLENIAKRLLEKEVITYSEVEGLLGPRPYAHRHMDISKIMRQYGNNNSSDQQPSPSATPSSN; encoded by the coding sequence ATGATCTCTAAAACATTACGCGCAGTCAATGCGCAGCAACCAAGACTATTTTCTTCGAGGGTATTAAATTcgaagtttttttttcagagACATTTTTCTGTCATCCCAGATATCCCTAAAAATGAGAATACTGCTAATTTGAAAGGTACCTCAAAACCTTATGTACCCAAGTTAGCTTCTCGGTTTTTTCACCAAAGCTCTCGCCTTTCGCAAAATAATTCATCAAAGCCGGATCCCAATACTAAGGAAAAAGGAGATGACAAGAAAAACGAcgataaaaagaaaaatgactGGGGCGGTGATggaaacaacaaaaaggTATTTGAAGTAGCTTTAAACGGAAATACTATACTGGGTAGTATTTTAGTGGCTTATGTTTTATACAACGTTTTATCGCCTGGGGCAAATATGCAAGAAATCACTTGGCAAGATTTCCGTCAACAGTTTTTGGATAAAGGTCTTGTTGAACGGTTGATAGTCGTCAACCAAAACCGCGTCCGCGTTATTTTACGTGGAGGTATGCCCAATGCATCTGGTCAGTACTACTTTTCAATTGGATCAGTCGAGTCTTTTGATAGGAAACTTGAGGCTGCTCAAAAGGAACTTGGGATTCCATCTTCGGAATCTGTTCCTGTAGCGTATCATGACGAAGTCTCCTTGCTTGGTACTTTACTATCATTTGCCCCTACTTTATTGATTATAGGAAGTGTCATTTACTTGTCTCGTCGCGCTTCTGGTGCCGCTGGCGGAGGCCAAGGTggaatttttggaattggAAAGAGTCGCGCAAAAATGTTTAATCATGAAACGGACATCAAAACTAAGTTCGCTGATGTCGCCGGTGTTGATGAggcaaaagaagaaattatgGAATTTgtgaagtttttgaaagatcCCGCATTTTATGAGCGTTTAGGTGCGAAGATTCCTCGTGGTGCTATTCTTTCTGGTCCTCCTGGTACTGGTAAAACGTTACTTGCCAAGGCTACCGCTGGAGAGGCCAGTGTTCCCTTCCTTAGTGTTTCTGGTTCCGAATTCTTAGAAATGTTTGTTGGTGTTGGTCCATCTCGAGTACGTGATCTCTTTGCAACTGCAAGAAAGAATGCACCTTGTATTATTTTCGtagatgaaattgatgCTATTGGTAAAGCGAGAGGTCGTGGTGGTCAATTTGGATCAAACGATGAGCGTGAAAGTACACTGAACCAACTTTTGGTGGAAATGGATGGTTTTACGCCCAGTGAACATATTGTTGTCTTCGCAGGTACCAATCGGCCTGATGTCTTGGATCCCGCTTTGCTTCGACCTGGTCGTTTTGATCGCCAAGTTCATATTGATCGTCCCGACATTGGTGGACGTGAACAAATATTTAAGGTCCATTTACATCGCATCAAAGCCTTTGATGATCGCAACGTGGTTGCTAAGCGTTTATCTGTGCTTACTTCTGGATTTACTGGTGCCGACATAATGAACGTTTGTAATGAAGGTGCTTTGATTGCTGCTCGTGGCGGTAGTGACAGTGTTCAAATGGTCCATTTTGAGCAAGCTATTGAGCGTGTAACTGCtggtttggaaaagaagagccGTGTCTTGAGCCCTGAGGAGAAAAACACTGTTGCTCATCATGAGGCTGGTCATGCTGTTGCTGGATGGTTCATGGAATACGTTGATCCTCTTTTGAAGGTATCTATCATTCCAAGAGCCCAAGCTTTGGGTTATGCTAGCTACTTGCCAAGAGATCAGTATCTTATGAGTAAAGGCCAAATATTAGATCAGATGGGAATGGCACTTGCTGGCAGAGTTTCagaagaaatattttttggaacaGAGAAGATAACTTCCGGCGCGTCCGAcgatttccaaaaagtgACTCGAATGGCTCAGGCATATGTCACTCAATTTGGTATGTCTTCTTCTGTAGGCACTATTTCTTATCCTATGGACTCTCGTGAAAGTGTTCAAAAACCATTCTCGGAAGCCACTGCTCAAAtaattgatgaagaaataagaaagcTTGTCAAATATGCATATGAGCGTACCAGAACACTACTCACAGATCACAAAGAAGGGTTAGAAAACATTGCTAAACGCTTGCTAGAGAAGGAAGTTATTACATACAGTGAAGTCGAAGGACTTCTTGGTCCTAGGCCCTATGCTCATCGCCATATGgacatttcaaaaataatgCGCCAGTATGGAAATAATAATTCATCTGATCAGCAACCCTCCCCTTCTGCAACTCCTTCAAGCAACTAA
- the fit1 gene encoding ER membrane CoA pyrophosphatase (FIT) family lipid storage protein Fit1, which yields MSENTASKYWNERVYFWGLRRRDIFLFEIYAATMFLGTIYGGFLDRSKIANYFGNSKNLINILFVKKGWFWTTVAYFSHIWYQKNKQLGHKLIIRYVLATLWWFLVTQWFVGPSLIDRAFALTGGTCVDFDVASITFHPKTAVHCKTANGFWTGGHDLSGHVFLLTHSSLFMLAENFDYFVHHGIKSTSTKFLTGLLCLWWWMLFVTTAYYHTTLEKFTGFFSGILEWAVVYVLCSKVPFVSSILGSPEDA from the coding sequence atGAGCGAAAACACTGCTTCTAAATATTGGAATGAAAGGGTGTACTTTTGGGGATTAAGACGCCGAgacatttttttatttgaaatttaTGCTGCGACAATGTTCCTAGGAACCATTTATGGTGGATTCCTAGATAGATCCAAGATTGCGAATTACTTTGGCAATTCGAAAAACTTGATTaacattttgtttgtaaagaAAGGATGGTTCTGGACTACTGTTGCGTACTTCTCACATATATGGTATcagaaaaataaacagCTTGGACACAAACTTATTATTCGTTATGTGCTAGCTACGCTTTGGTGGTTCCTTGTTACACAATGGTTTGTTGGACCAAGTCTTATAGATCGGGCCTTCGCCTTGACAGGGGGGACTTGTGTGGACTTTGATGTCGCGAGTATAacatttcatccaaaaacGGCTGTTCACTGTAAAACCGCAAATGGTTTTTGGACCGGAGGCCATGATTTATCTGGTCATGTGTTTTTGTTAACTCATTCTAGTCTTTTTATGCTTGCAGAAAACTTTGACTATTTCGTCCATCATGGGATCAAGTCTACGTCGACAAAGTTTTTGACAGGCTTGTTATGCTTATGGTGGTGGATGCTGTTTGTTACTACAGCTTATTACCATACCACACTTGAGAAATTTACTGGATTCTTTTCAGGAATTTTGGAATGGGCTGTCGTCTATGTCTTATGTTCTAAAGttccttttgtttcgtCAATTCTAGGATCTCCTGAAGACGCATGA
- the pek1 gene encoding MAP kinase kinase Pek1 — MRQKPLLNLDTSDGFSEERISQPEKRRQEEILEITDLVFSPNEKQSDPIADKRNRLENNTIRSLEDIDDEQLEDLVTNGGILYMNSLGDGVSGSVRKCKVRGTDLIFALKTVFSAPNTSVQRQLLRELKINRSCASPHVVKYYGACYDVAECQLNIAMEHCGAGSLDAVYKRVSAKGGRTGERPLGKIAHGVLSGLSYLHDRKIIHRDIKPSNILMTATGQVKLCDFGVSGELVNSLAGTFTGTSYYMAPERISGSAYTISSDIWSLGLTLMEVALNRFPFPPEESPPLMPIELLSYIINMPPPALPEESGITWSRAFRHFLCVCLIKNKDERPGPQKMLCHPWVKAFERIDVNMEEFLRQVWLD; from the exons ATGCGTCAAAAACCTTTATTGAATTTGGATACGAGTGATGGGTTCTCTGAAGAACGAATCAGTCAACCGGAAAAGCGAagacaagaagaaattcttgaaaTTACTGATTTAGTTTTTTCTCCAAATGAGAAGCAATCGGATCCGATTGCCGACAAGCGAAACCGTTTAGAAAACAATACTATCCGTTCATTAGAAGACATAGATGACGAGCAACTTGAGGATCTTGTAACAAATGGAGGGATCCTGTACATGAACAGTTTAGGTGATGGTGTTAGCGGATCTGTTCGAAAATGCAAGGTCCGTGGAACAGATCTTATTTTTGCATTAAAG ACTGTCTTTAGTGCACCGAATACGAGTGTGCAACGCCAGCTCCTTCGTGAGTTGAAGATTAATCGTAGTTGTGCTTCTCCTCACGTTGTAAAATACTATGGTGCTTGCTACGATGTTGCAGAATGCCAGCTTAATATTGCTATGGAACATTGTGGGGCTGGTTCTTTAGACGCTGTTTATAAGCGTGTAAGCGCAAAAGGAGGTCGTACAGGCGAACGACCTTTGGGCAAAATTGCTCATGGTGTACTTAGTGGTTTGAGCTACTTACACGATCGAAAAATCATTCACCGTGACATAAAACCCTCCAACATTTTGATGACTGCAACAGGCCAGGTAAAGCTTTGCGATTTTGGCGTATCGGGTGAACTTGTAAACTCATTAGCCGGAACCTTTACAGGTACTTCCTATTATATGGCGCCTGAACGCATTTCTGGTTCTGCATATACCATCTCTTCTGATATTTGGTCCCTTGGGTTGACGCTTATGGAGGTTGCGTTGAATAGGTTTCCATTTCCACCAGAAGAAAGTCCTCCTTTAATGCCAATTGAACTCTTGTCATATATCATCAATATGCCGCCGCCTGCTCTCCCTGAGGAATCGGGAATTACATGGTCGAGGGCTTTTCGTCATTTCCTTTGTGTTTG TCttataaagaataaagatGAACGTCCTGGGCCTCAAAAGATGCTTTGTCACCCATGGGTGAAAGCTTTTGAACGTATAGATGTGAATATGGAGGAATTTTTGCGTCAGGTGTGGTTGGATTAA
- the dbp8 gene encoding ATP-dependent RNA helicase Dbp8: MSENQDVSFADLGISPWLIDTLQALAIFKPTDVQKGVIPPILKGHDCIGGAKTGSGKTAAFALPILESWSRDPSGIYAVILTPTRELAIQIDEQFAALGSNMSLKHTLIVGGMDMIAQAIALSRRPHVVVATPGRLADLIRSNGPETTAGLQRVKFLVMDEADRLLSSTFADDLGDCFSSLPPSENRQTLLFTATITDAIRQLKEKPTKGNKPPLCLYEIESDKISVPSTLQQDYVFVASHVREAYLVHLLSIPENAEKSVIIFVNRTHTAELIYSMLRLLEFRSTELHSQMAQRERINSLGRFRAEVARILVATDVASRGLDIPSVQLIINYDLPRDPDDYIHRVGRTARAGRSGQAISVVTEHDVELVHAIEDRVGSTMSEYEHASENKVLERLKEVTDAKRQASLEMIDRGFGERRQKQKEKQLMASGHLGINDSRNKRRKNKGTKSDQKMKKTRN; encoded by the exons ATGTCTGAAAACCAGGATGTTTCGTTTGCTGATCTAGGGATATCTCCTTGGCTAATTGACACATTGCAGGCTTTAGCTATTTTTAAACCTACAGATGTTCAAAAAGGAGTAATTCCTCCAATCTTAAAAG GCCATGATTGCATAGGTGGTGCTAAAACTGGTTCTGGTAAAACAGCTGCATTTGCACTTCCAATTCTCGAGAGTTGGTCTAGGGATCCATCTGGTATTTATGCTGTTATCTTAACCCCTACAAG AGAATTGGCTATTCAAATTGACGAACAGTTTGCTGCGCTCGGATCAAACATGAGCTTGAAACATACCCTTATCGTTGGTGGAATGGATATGATAGCTCAGGCAATTGCATTATCACGAAGGCCGCATGTAGTTGTTGCTACTCCAGGCCGTTTAGCCGATTTAATTCGAAGCAACGGACCCGAAACTACAGCTGGTTTGCAAAGAGTAAAGTTTCTTGTTATGGATGAGGCTGATCGATTACTTTCTTCTACCTTTGCCGATGATTTAGGAGACTGTTTCTCAAGTCTTCCACCTTCAGAAAATCGACAAACTCTTCTATTTACGGCCACTATCACAGATGCAATTCGAcaactaaaagaaaagccaaCAAAGGGGAATAAGCCTCCCCTTTGCCtttatgaaattgaatCTGATAAAATTTCGGTTCCTTCAACCCTGCAGCAAGattatgtttttgttgcttCACACGTTCGTGAGGCGTATTTAGTACACTTGCTTTCAATTCCCGAAAACGCTGAGAAATCTGTAATCATCTTCGTCAATCGCACCCACACCGCTGAGCTTATTTATTCAATGCTTCGTTTACTGGAATTTCGAAGTACGGAATTACATTCCCAAATGGCTCAACGAGAACGTATTAATTCTTTAGGACGATTTCGTGCAGAGGTTGCTCGAATTTTGGTCGCCACAGATGTCGCCAGTAGAGGTCTGGATATTCCATCTGTGCAATTAATTATCAATTACGATCTACCTCGTGATCCTGACGATTACATCCACCGAGTTGGTCGTACAGCTCGTGCTGGAAGATCCGGTCAGGCTATATCTGTTGTTACAGAACACGATGTGGAACTGGTTCATGCCATTGAAGATCGTGTAGGATCAACGATGTCCGAGTATGAACATGCCTCTGAGAACAAGGTTTTGGAGCGTTTGAAGGAAGTAACTGATGCTAAGCGTCAAGCCTCTCTGGAAATGATTGATCGCGGTTTCGGTGAGCGTAGACAAaagcagaaagaaaaacaattaatGGCCAGTGGCCACTTGGGTATCAATGACagtagaaacaaaagaagaaaaaataaggGCACTAAAAGTGaccaaaagatgaaaaaaacaagaaattaa
- the bor1 gene encoding plasma membrane borate efflux transmembrane transporter Bor1 — translation MGSITLRKRLKKLDFKPGHSIYEDIRQRVPYYKSDWRDAWHYRILPASLNIYFANLLPELAFALDMFSKTENSFGVNEVLLASVLGSVVFSLLSSQPLCIVGVTGPITVFNYTIYNIIHDRNTPYFPFLCWICLWSAVFHCIIALTNLVHFVKYITKFSCEIFGLYVAFIYLEKGVQVLTDQLQHGLANTFLAITIALLFLIIGWACNCIGSSSLFNHRVRVFLLDYGLVASIIFFSGFQHIGKMRQIDLSKLPTSKAFLPTQDRSWFIKFWQISVGDVFLAIPFAIILTILFYFDHNVSSLMAQDPSFPLKKPSGFHWDFFLLGITTGVSGILGIPAPNGLIPQAPMHTATLCVTKIEKDDEEKQAWKIKVVIERVIEQRVSNFLQGLMTLGTMTGPLLVVLHQIPQCVLAGLFWVMGLSAIAGNNIARNIFYIFGDRRVLSQGHVLNHCRSRKAVWLYTCLQLLGFGATFAITQIDKASIGFPIVILLLIPFRTYLMPRWFYEEDLEILDENVGLSAYREGAF, via the exons ATGGGATCGATTACACTTCGAAAGAGACTCAAAAAGCTTGACTTTAAGCCGGGACATTCCATTTATGAGGATATCCGTCAACGCGTCCCCTATTATAAGTCAGACTGGCGAGATGCTTGGCATTATCGAATATTGCCAGCAAGCttgaatatttattttgcaAA TTTGCTGCCCGAATTAGCCTTTGCTCTAGACATGTTTTctaaaacagaaaataGCTTCGGTGTCAATGAGGTTTTGTTAGCAAGTGTTCTTGGCTCAGTTGTTTTTTCGTTATTATCTTCGCAGCCTTTATGCATCGTTGGTGTTACCGGTCCGATTACTGTATTTAATTACACGATTTACAACATTATTCATGACAGAAATACGCcatattttccttttctttgttggaTCTGTTTATGGTCTGCGGTTTTCCATTGTATAATTGCTCTCACGAACCTCGTACACTTTGTTAAATACAT TACGAAATTTAGTTGCGAGATTTTCGGGCTATATGTTgcatttatttatttggaGAAGGGTGTTCAAGTTTTAACTGATCAGCTTCAACATGGCCTAGCCAACACTTTTCTTGCAATAACTATTGCTTTATTATTTCTAATTATTGGTTGGGCTTGTAATTGTATCGGAAGCTCGTCTCTGTTTAATCATAGAGTCCGAGTTTTCTTACTTGATTATGGCTTGGTAGcttcaattattttttttagtgGCTTTCAACATATAGGGAAAATGCGTCAGATAGACTTGTCAAAGTTGCCAACGTCGAAGGCTTTTCTGCCTACTCAGGACCGAAGTTGGTTTATCAAATTTTGGCAAATCTCTGTAGGAGATGTTTTTTTGGCTATTCCATTCGCTATTATATTGACCATactgttttattttgatcATAATGTTTCG TCATTAATGGCACAAGATCCTTCGTTTCCTCTGAAGAAACCTTCTGGGTTCCATTGGgacttctttttattggGAATAACGACTGGTGTTAGTGGAATTCTCGGGATACCCGCACCAAACGGCCTTATCCCTCAAGCACCGATGCATACAGCGACCCTTTGTGTAACAAAAATTGAGAAAGACgacgaagaaaagcaagcttggaaaataaaagtagtGATTGAGCGAGTTATTGAACAAAGAGTGAGCAATTTTCTACAAGGATTAATGACGCTGGGAACTATGACAGGACCGCTGTTGGTAGTTTTGCATCAGATTCCCCAATGCGTCTTAGCAGGCTTATTTTGG GTTATGGGATTGTCCGCTATTGCTGGTAATAATATAGCAcgaaatattttttatatatttggAGATCGAAGAGTTTTATCACAAGGTCATGTGCTAAATCACTGTCGATCGCGTAAAGCAGTTTGGTTGTATACTTGTCTGCAACTATTGGGTTTTGGAGCGACATTCGCAATTACACAGATTGACAAAGCGTCAATTGGATTCCCAATAgtcattcttttattaattcCATTTCGAACATACTTAATGCCCCGATGGTTTTATGAGGAAGATTTAGAAATTCTTGATGAAAATGTGGGGCTTTCAGCATATCGTGAGGGAGCTTTCTAG
- the npr3 gene encoding GATOR1-SEACIT GTPase complex subunit Npr3 gives MVRLTPRIVAIFLIEKTSSGSNFVFQWPPQPQVHFQDSHKSSEDVSIAMDILKIEDDDSQEFNGAADENHVLGYEKGFLANMLSPRPELCNQKFEMWVDGLTFLGCPVHVGPSGEWVKRKNPSKNVDDSSLIDPSGLKEDSTNSASANTPESKPNQYKSTSSMSLFHVVFVLNIPTASIYRPTINTLYESIVVKLVTGLKYEQAKRNYVENECKNIRKMTERYSNKKTPFDDFCQEIPVHSNLASILVTTYEALIHLHTAYLEINQSINITLLWPMTVSVSSLDKLELQERSPTILASQTIFNEEEPSLIEPFVAPYWSLLLLQDLESIMKRLPLSRNSLLASFITEARPTSTFTDIANSLGISLSECFLLAKHLIHWRKAIAIPPLLIRNTYVTSPTADLSKLKSDAGLFKRTFPSLPSLPTFLAILSFKPRPFGSIIPSKDHESTYMEMLAWLCRRNWVYEQNSYIYVCVTPQIKKKVKGDIESQSSEDQDSQLLEQLRHDDGRESLIIDPHSASLLEQKWIQAIAFEKSTELASLFLSVVKYFNGRYALQTIWIAEGLPRKSMRNVLNEYQHYLIRWFSW, from the exons ATGGTGCGCTTAACTCCACGTATTGTTGCAATCTTTCtgattgaaaaaacaagttcTGGATcaaattttgtctttcaaTGGCCACCACAACCGCAAGTCCATTTTCAAGACTCCCATAAGTCCTCTGAAGATGTTAGCATTGCCATGgatatattaaaaatagaGGATGACGACAGTCAAGAATTCAACGGCGCTGCAGATGAAAATCATGTACTTGGATATGAAAAAGGGTTTTTAGCAAATATGCTATCTCCACGTCCGGAGTTATGCAaccaaaagtttgaaaTGTGGGTGGATGGTCTTACATTCTTAGGTTGCCCTGTTCATGTTGGACCTTCCGGTGAATGGGTAAAGCGCAAGAATCCTTCTAAAAACGTtgatgattcttctttgatAGATCCATCTGGACTAAAGGAGGATTCGACCAACTCTGCTTCAGCTAACACGCCCGAGTCAAAACCTAATCAGTACAAGTCAACCTCTTCTATGtctctttttcatgttGTATTCGTGTTAAACATTCCTACAGCTTCAATTTATCGACCCACAATTAACACATTGTATGAATCTATAGTGGTCAAATTGGTCACAGGTCTGAAATACGAACAAGCTAAACGAAACTATGTGGAAAATGAATGCAAgaatataagaaaaatgaCTGAGAGGTAtagtaataaaaaaacccCCTTTGACGATTTTTGCCAGGAGATTCCTGTGCATTCGAACCTTGCTTCAATTTTAGTGACTACTTATGAAGCCTTAATTCACCTTCATACTGCTTATTTGGAGATCAACCAATCTATCAATATTACTTTGCTTTGGCCTATGACTGTTTCCGTTTCAAGTTTGGATAAATTAGAGTTACAAGAGCGTTCTCCTACAATTCTAGCGTCTCAAACTATCTTCAATGAGGAAGAACCCTCTCTAATAGAGCCATTTGTTGCACCCTACTGGTCATTGCTTCTGTTGCAAGATCTCGAATCTATCATGAAACGCCTTCCCCTTTCGCGCAACTCCTTATTAGCCTCATTTATAACAGAAGCAAGACCCACTTCTAC GTTTACTGATATCGCTAATTCTTTAGGTATTTCTTTATCAGAGTGCTTTCTTTTAGCAAAGCATCTCATACATTGGAGAAAGGCTATAGCTATTCCTCCGCTTCTGATACGAAATACTTATGTTACGTCCCCAACGGCTGATCTTTCCAAACTTAAGTCGGATGCCGGTCTCTTCAAACGAACATTCCCAAGTCTTCCTTCCCTTCCTACATTTTTGGCCATTCTATCTTTTAAACCTCGACCATTTGGTTCTATCATACCTTCCAAAGATCATGAATCAACTTACATGGAAATGCTAGCTTGGTTGTGTCGACGTAATTGGGTTTATGAACAAAATAGCTATATATATGTCTGCGTGACTCCTcaaattaagaaaaaagttaaagGAGACATTGAATCACAAAGTTCTGAGGATCAAGATTCACAGCTGCTAGAACAGTTGAGACATGATGATGGGAGGGAATCCCTTATTATTGATCCTCATTCAGCTTCTTTACTTGAACAAAAATGGATCCAAGCTATAGCATTTGAGAAAAGCACCGAACTAGCCTCGTTGTTTCTTTCCGTTGTCAAGTACTTTAATGGAAGATATGCCCTACAAACGATTTGGATTGCCGAAGGCTTGCCTCGTAAATCCATGCGAAACGTATTAAACGAATATCAACATTACCTAATTCGTTGGTTTTCTTGGTGA